The nucleotide window GGTCGTAATCGGCAAGACCAACATGCCCGAGCTTTCCGCGGCCGGAGAGACCGACAACTTGGTCTTCGGAAGAACCAACAACCCCTACGACCCTGAACGACATCCGGGCGGCAGCAGCGGCGGGGAGGGGGCCGCGATCGCGTCCGGTCAATCCCCACTGGGAGTTGGCAGTGATGTGGGCGGGAGCATTCGCGGGCCGGCGCACTTCTGTGGAATCGCCGGGATCAAACCCACCTCCGGACGCGTTCCCGGAACGGGCCACTTCCCGTCATTTGCCGGAGGTTTCTCCCACCTGTGGCAGCTGGGACCGATGGCGCGGTTCGTGGAGGACCTGACCCTTGCATTGCCAATCCTGGCTGGGCCCGACGGCAGGGACCCGACGACGGTTCCCGTGTCCCTGCAGCGTCCCGCCGATGTCGATCCGGCAGGTCTGCGGGTGGCGTACTACACCGCCCTGCCCGAGGTCCCGGTCACCTCTGACGTCGCCGGCGCAATAAGAAGCGCGGCGGCCGCAATCGCAGCCGATGGAATCGCGGTCGCCGAGGCCCGGCCCGACTGCCTGGATTCGATCAGGAATCAGATTCACGCGTTCAACGCCGCGATGAGCGGTGACCAGCTGAGCCGCACCCTCGAGGCGAACCGGACGACCAGATCGCACGCGCTCCTGCAGCAGGCGATTGATTTTCAGCGCGAATACAGCCTGTCACCGGCCGAGTTGGCCGAGAACCTGGTATGGATTGACGGCTTCAGGAGCCAGATGCTGGCTTTCATGGACGACTTCGATGCGGTGCTGTGCCCGGCCCATGCCCACCCGTCGATTGCGCACGGCCTTTCCAACACGCCCAGGTACAAGGACGGTTCGATGTACGCGATGGTCTACAACGTGACCGGCTGGCCCGGGGCGGTGGTTCGGGCGGGTGCGTCCAGCACCGGTTTGCCGATCGGCGTGCAGATAGTCGCCAGGCCCTGGCGGGAAGACATAGCGCTGTCTCTGGCGCAACGGGTCGAGGACGCGCTGGGCGGCTGGCAACGGCCGCCGCTGTAGGCGCGTCGGGAGGCGCATCCATGTCGGTCGGGCCCCCGTGGAACGACCGGGCCCGGCTGCAAACGCCCGCACAGCGGCAAGTGAGAACGGCCACCATCTGCCACCGAGCGCGCGTTGGGAAACCCGGTCCGGTTTGGCCGGGCCCGATCCGATGAGGCCGAACATCCTGGTCGTGATGAGCGATCAGCACGCGCGCCGCTACGCTTCGCCCTACGGTCACGAATTCATCCGGACCCCCAGCATGCAACGCCTGGCCGATGAAGGGGTTACGTTCGAGAACGCCTACTGCAACTCGCCGATCTGCGGCCCCTCGCGAGCTTCCTTCATGACCGGTCAGTACGTGCCGGACGTGGAGGCCTGGGACAACGCGACCGTCCTGCACAGCGATCTGCCCACCTGGGCCCATCTGCTCAATGCCGCCGGCTATGAGACCGTCTTATCCGGCAAGATGCACTTCCAGGGGGCAGACCAGCTGCACGGATTCCAGCGCCGCATCCTCTCCGACGTGCATGGCGATTCCAGCCCGGAATTGGCCGCCAACTGGACCGGATGGTTGACCGAAACCGCCGCCGCCGACTTGTCCATGTTCAAAGAGGTCGGCCCGGGCGAGCACCCTTATTCGGCATACGACGAAATCGCCACCTCTCAGGCCGGCGCCTACATCCGCTCGCGGCAGGGTTCCAAACGTCCATGGGCTCTTTTGGTCGGGTTAATAACACCGCACTACCCGTTTGTGGTCAGGCCCAAGTTCTGGGACCTTTACTTTCCGGACCACGTCGACTTGCCCGAGGTTCCGGCCCACAAGGACGATCTGCATCCGCACAACCGCCGCTTGGCCGAATGGTTCTCGTTCATGGACGTCCCAATTGAGCTGGCGGCCCGGGCCCGGGCCGGCTACTACGGGTTGATCAGCTACACCGACGCGTGCCTGGGTTCGCTGCTGGATGCAGTCGACCAATCAGGGCAGGCCGATGAAACGGTGGTCGTCTACACATCCGACCACGGCGAGGGCGCCGGCGAGCACGGCATGTGGAACAAGCACAACTTCTACGAAAACTCGGTCGGCGTACCGTTGCAAATCCGCTGGCCGGACCGAATTCCACCCAGAACGCGCGTGGCCCAGCCCGTGTCGCTGGTGGATCTGACGCGTACGATCGTTGACGCGGCCGGGTCCGACGCGCCCGATCACTGGACCGGCAATAGCCTGCTGCCGTTGGCCGAAGGCCAAGCCGTCGAGGGCGAGGGGTTGGTGATTTCTGATTTCCTGGCCGACGGAAGCTGGTCAGCATGCCGAATGGTGCGGGCCGGCAATCTCAAGTACAACTACTACCACGGGGAGCCGGAGGAGTTGTTTGATTTGGGTGCCGATCCGGTCGAATTGAACGACCAGAGTTCAAATCCGGCCTACGCCAAGGTATTGCAGCGCATGCGGGCCATCGCCATGGCGAGGTTTGACCCCGAGGAGGTAACTTCCCGCGTATTGCTCTCGCAGCAAAAGCGCAATCTGATTCGCGCCGGTTGCGCGTTTTCCGGCAGCGGTCCGTGGACTCCGGGGAATCCGTAATCCAGGTTCCTTCTTCACCTCTCAACGGTGAGTCTGGTCCACGGGGTCAATCGTTCTGCCAAACCCCTTTTTACGCAGCGGTCGGTTTACCTCAGTAATCCACGCAATCCGGTTCGTGGATCACTCCTCCTCCATGACGCCGATGAAACGTCCCTCCGGGTCACCGACTATCGAGAACCTTCCGATCCCTGGAACGGACGCAATCTCCCCCACGTAACTGGCGCCAAGACTGCCGGCCTTCGTGAGCGTCGCCGAGAGGTCGTTCACCTGAACGTAAATCGTCAGGAACCGGTGGTCGGGGTCCTCGGCCTCGTAAATCCCGCCGTCGATTCCACCTGCACCACCGGTTCGCACCATCGGGTAGTTGAGCGGTGTGTCGGTGTCGATTGTCCAGCCAAAGAGCGCAGTGTAGAAGGCATGCAGTTCCGCGGGCTCGCCGGAGCCAATTTCCCAGTGCATGACCGGCAATCCACCCTCCTCTTTGCGCTGTTGTTCGGCGGCCTGTTCGTCCCAATCGGGCGGGGGCTCGATTGCTCCGATGAGAAACCCTTGCGGATCGGTGATGTGCGCGAACGTTCCAACGCCGGGAATAGGTGTCGGCGGGAATACAGTTTGCCCGCCCAGTTGCTGGGCCCGGTCCAGGGTCGCTTGCAGGTCTTCGACCACCACGTAGAAGACGAGGTAAGGGGGTATCCCCTCTTCGACCCGCATGATCCCGCCGTTGATGCCGCGCTCGCTGCGCGTGTAGGCGACATGGTAGTCCATGGTCTCCTGCGGTTCGATCCGCCATCCGAACAGTCCCGCATAGAACTGACCCAAAGATTCGGGGTCGTGGGATCCAAGCTCCCAGTGCACTACGATGTTTTCCATTGCCGTCCCTTCCGCTGACGGTGCAAGAGTACCGCGCTCGGGGTTGCGGCGCGATCGCAACGCGAATCCGACTCATAGGTCCCGCAAGTCCCGAGCAGCGCGCGATGATCAACTTCCTGGCGAGGCACGATGCCACCCGGCTTCGTCCAGCTTTCGATCGGAGCCAGGCCGCTTCGCGTTTCGTGATGATTCAGGCGTCATACTCCGGCCAAAATCCAGTTCCCCCCAACAGGATCTCTGCCCTAATTCCCGCGCGGTGACTACAGGAGGCTTCCAAGATCAGGTACGACACCGTAATCGTTGGCGCCGGTTCCGCCGGCGCGGTGCTGGCTACCAGGCTTTCGGAGGACCCGGACAGGTCGGTGTTGCTGTTGGAAGCCGGCCCCGACTATCCGGATCTGGAGCAATTGCCGGACGAGATCAAGTACGGCTACGGCGAACAGAACATCTGGGCCAAAGCGTTCGGCTACGACAGTCCGTACAACTGGGAATATGAGGCTCGGGCCACCGACGACCTCCCGGCGATCATGATTCCGCGCGGCAAGGTGGTCGGTGGATCTTCGGCGGTGAACGCCCAGATTTTTCTGCGGGGTATTCCCGAGGACTTTGACAGTTGGGCGGCGGCCGGAAACGAGGGCTGGGCGTTTGAGGACGTCCTGCCGTACTTCAAGGCGGTCGAATCCGACCGCGACTACGGTGAAACCGATGTCCACGGAGCCAGCGGACCCATCATCGCCCGTCGCTGGCCGGAGGAAGAGTGGCTGGCCGACGAGCTCGCGTTCTACACCGCGGCGCGCGAGTCCGGATTCCCGCACAGCCCCGATCTGAACGACCCCGGGTCGACCGGGGTCGGACCAATGCCGATGAACAACCCGGGCCGAATCCGCTACAGCACCGCGGTCGGGTATCTGCCGCAGGCCCGGCATCGCCTAAATTTCACGATCAGGGCCAATTGCCACGTTCACCGGGTGCTCATCTCCGACGGGCGTGCCCACGGAGTGCTGGTCGAGAGCGGCGGCGAACTGTTCGAGGTGCAGGCCGAAGAGGTGATCCTCTCGGCGGGATCGATCGGTTCACCGCACATCCTGCAACTCTCCGGTGTCGGGCCGGCCGACGAATTGGCGGCGGCCGGCGTGTCGGTCGTCCACGACCTTCCCGGCGTCGGCCGCAACCTGCGCGACCACCCGCAGGTGCAGCTGGACTGGCTGGCCCGGCCCGGTCACAGACTCGATCCGCTGTCGCCGACGATGCAGGTTGGATTGCAGTACACCGCGTCAGGTTCGTCGTTGCGCAACGACATGTTCATCCACGCGTTTTCCTACGTGACCGATCGGAGTTTCTACCTCTCAACCACCGGCAAGCCAATCGGGATGGGAATGATCGTTGCGCTGTATCTTGCCGAAGGCAGCGGGCATCTGCAGCTGCGCTCGGCAAATCCCCACGACAAACCGCTGCTGGACTACAACTACCTGGTTGAAGAATCCGACCGACGGCGCCTGCGCGAGGGAGTGCGGCTGTGTGCCAGGTTTGGCGAGTGGGATTCTTACGCCGAAGTTATTGAGAGTCCTTTGAACCCGACCGGCGCCGACCTGGTCTCCGACGGCTCGCTGGATGCCTGGATCTCCGGCAACATCCGGACCAGCCACCACGTTTCCAGCACGTGCAAGATGGGTCCCTCGTCCGACCCCGGAGCGGTGGTCGACCATACCGGATCGGTACACGGAATCGCCGGACTCCGGGTGGCTGACGCGTCGATCATGCCCGATTGCGTGAGGGCAAACACCAATCTGTCGACGATGATGATTGGGGAACGCATTGCCGCAATCATTCGCGGCGAAAGCTAGCCGGATTCCCGGCGCCGGCGCACGTAGGTTTGCAAGGGACCCGAGCGGGATTTTTTCCGACCATGGCTGTTTATGAGTAAGCGATCTACCGCCGAAATGCTGGCTCGCCGCGAATTGCTGCTTGGCACCGGCGTCACCACGTTTTACCGGGATCCGGTCCACATCGTGCGTGGAGAGGGTGTCTGGCTATATGACGCCGATGGGCGGCGCTACCTCGACGTCTACAACAACGTGCCCTGCGTGGGGCACGCCAATCCCCGTGTCGTAAATGCGATGCGACGCCAGACGGAAACCCTCAACGTCCACTCGCGCTACCTGCACGAGGGCGTCCTCGATTACGCTGAGCGCCTGACCGGGTTGCACGCCGATCCGATCACGACGGTGGTGTTCACCTGCAGCGGGACCGAGGCCAACGAGGTAGCGATCCAGATGGCGCGCGCCGCGACCGGCGGCAAGGGCCTGGTCTGCACTGACGCCGCCTATCACGGCAACTCCACCGAGGTGCGCAAGCTGACCCGGTTGCGCAAACAGGAAAACCCCGAATACCGCTCGATTCCGACACCGCAGCGCTACCGGCCGGTCCGTGATGGTCTGGCCGACGATGCGTTAACCGATGCCTATCTCGAACTGCTGCAGGAGCAGATCGAAGGGTTTGCCGCCGATGGAGTGCCGTTTGCCGGGGCGCTGTTCTGTCCGATCCTGGCCAACGAGGGTCTGCCCGACATTCCGCCCCGATTCATGCTCCGGGCGGCCGAATTGGTTAGGGCCGCCGGCGGACTTCTGATCTGTGATGAGGTGCAGGCCGGGTTCGCGCGCACCGGCCAATGGTGGGGCTATCAGACTTCGGGCTTTGTTCCCGATGTCGCGGTGATGGGCAAACCGATGGGGAATGGCCTGCCGCTTGCCGGCGTGGCCGCCTCCGGCGAATTGGTCAACGCATTCCGATCCAAGACGCGCTATTTCAACACGTTCGCCTCAAGCCCCCTACAGGCCGCGGTCGGACAGGCGGTGATCGACGAAATCGAGGAGCGAGACCTTACCGCCAGCGTCGCCGAGATCGGATCTTATCTGCGAGAGCAGCTGCGCGCCATCGGCAGGGACTGCCCGGCTATCGCCGAGGTGCGCGGCCACGGTCTGTTCGTTGGCATCGAATGGGTCAAGGACCGAGGTAGCAAGGACCCTGATCCAGACGGGGCCGAGGAAATCATGAATCGGCTGCGCCGGTCCGGTTTTCTGATGGGACGATCCGGACAGCACGGCAACGTGCTGAAGGTTCGACCCCCGCTGGTGTTTGAGCGCGAACACGCCGACCTTTTTCTGGAGGGGTTCGCGGCCGCCGTCAGCAAGCCGACCTGAGCACTTGCCTGAACCGACCAACCTCGGCGCGGCCGAATTCCACGCCATTGCCGAACGCGCGTTGCCCTACTGGGGACTCAAACCCGCCCGCATTGAACTGGTCGCCAACGCCGAGAACTGCGTGTTTCGGCTGGAGATGCCGGATTCGCGGGCATACGTGCTGCGGATTCACCGCCCCGGTTACCACTCGCTGACCGAGCTCGAATCTGAGCTGGAGTGGGTACGGGCCCTCGCCGATGCCGGCATCAGCGTGTCGGTCGGCCGCCCGACCCTGGACGGTCGCGCTTACGCGGAAGTCCCGACCCCCGACGGGGAGTCCTCGCGGTTCGTCGGCCTGATCGATTGGACCGAGGGCCAGATCCTGGATGACGAGATCGAGCTCGAATCCGACCCCGATCGGATCGCGGCCCGCTTTGAGCAAATCGGCCGCATCGCTGCAAGGATCCACAACCAGGCCAGCCTCTGGTCACCGCCGCCGGGATTCGTCCGTCACGAATTCGACGTGCCCGGATTTGTCGGCGAGTCCCCGTTCTGGGGTCGGTTCTGGGACGTGCCGGTCCTGCGCCCAGAGCAGCGCGCAATACTGCTCCGCGCCCGCGATGGGGTAGCCAATTACCTGGGCGGTTACGGTAAGGATCCCGGCATTTATTCGATGATTCACTCCGACCTTCACCCCAGGAACTTCGTGGTAACCGCATCCGGCGATCTGCACGTAATCGACTTCGACGATGCTGGTTTCGGTTGGCACCAGTACGAACTGGCGACGGTGCTGTGGGAACTCGAGGGGGAGCCCGGTTTTGAAGAGGTCCGGCAGGCGTTGCTGACCGGATACCGGTCCTTGCGGCCGATCAGCGACGAAGCGGTGGCTTTAATCCCGCTTTTCCTGGTGATCAGAAGCCTGGCGTCGATCGGCTGGCGGTGGGAACGTCCCGATCTCGGTCGCGGCGCGACGATCCCGCAGTTGGTTGACGAGGCCTGTCGAAGCGTGGTGGCGTTCGGTTTCTGACCTTCGTTGCCTCGGTCCCGACTCGGCGCCAACCCCCGGAGGGGATGACTCCAAACGCCGAAATTGCGCCTAGCTACTTTCGAGTTCTCGCAGCCGTTCAACCGATGGGATTACGTTGTGCAAGGCGGCCTGCTGGTGTGGCTGCAGGTCCTGCCCTCCTCCGGTTGCGATGTGGGTTGCGAAGGGATCGCCGGCGATCGATTTCTTGCCGCTTAGTTCTTCCATGACGGCAAGTCCGCAAAACGGGACGTAGATCGGGCTGTAACCGCCCTCGTGGCTCATAACCAGTCGCCCAGAACAAAGTTCGTCGGCGGCCTCCAGCAGCATTCGCGTCATTGCCCGGAAGGTGTCCGAGTGCGCCATCATCCGTGCCAACGGGTCGAAATTGCTGGCATCGAACCCGGACGGCACGATGATCAGGTCCGGCTTATAAGCCCGCAAGGCCGGGACCACGACCTGGCGGATTGTTTCGGTATAGGCTCCGTGCCCGCTGCCCGGCGGCAGGGGAATGTTGATGTTGAAGCCGTCGCCGTCGCTTTCACCGTGTTCGCCGATGGTGCCGCTGTCGCGCGGGAAGCACTCGTCCTGGTGAATCGACATCGTCAGAACGTCGTTGCGATCGTAAAAAGCCTGCTGCGTGCCGTTCCCGTGGTGGACGTCCCAGTCCAGGGTCGCGATCCTGCTCAATCCGCGCTCGGACAGGGCGTGCATGGCCGCGATCGCGACGTTGCCGAAGATGCAGAACCCCATTCCCTGGTCGCGCTCGGCGTGATGACCGGGCGGGCGTACCAGCGCGTAGGCGTTGTCCACCTCGCCGTCGAGCACTGCGTCGACCGCCCTGATCGTTCCGCCGGCGGAAAGCAGCGCGATCTCGAATCCGCCCGTGGAGAACTCGGCGCCTATGCCGGCATCGCCGCCGCGCGCGGCCGAGAGTTTCCGCACCCGTTCGACGTGGTCGCGCGTATGAAACCGCAGCACCTGTTCGATAGTGGCCGGCTCCGGTTTTAGCCGGACCAGTTCCTCGGAGAAACCCGAAACTTCCAGGAGGTTGTTGAAGCGTCGCTTCGTATCGGGGTTTTCGTAATGTTCCCAGGCCTGCAGCCAGCGTCCGTGCTCGGGTCCGAGCGCCTGCCATCGGCCGGTGTCGTGCCACAGGTAGGACTCGTGATAGACCCATCCGGTCCGGCGCTCTGCCATGGCGGCCATTCCTGTTCGGTTGCAATCGGGGCCAATCCCCGGGCAGTCTATTCGGCCATACCGCGGGCCTGCCCTGGTGAAACCCGATCTCCGGCGCGCAAGCTTGGCGGCCGGAATTGAAATCCGGGCGCCCCAGGCCACTGGACTCGGCAGTCGTGCAGCCGCTGCTGGACCGGGTCGCACCCGGTCATCGATTGGCGTCGGTGACCCCGGCCGGGGCTGCCTACACGAACCGGGTCCACATCGTCAGGGCGGTTTCGCCGCGGGGCCACGAAATCTGCCTGGTGATCAAGCAGTTGACCGATTCACTTGACGCGGAGCGGGCGACCGCCGAGTTTCGGGGGCTGGAAATCGCCCACCGGCACGGCATCCCGGTCCCGGAGCCGCTGCTACTTGACGCTTCGGGCAGCGAATTGGGAGTGCCGGGACTGGTAACCGGATTCGTCGCGGGCGCCCAGGTGATGCGCCCCAAAGACGTCGCGGCCTGGGCTGAGGCGATGGCCGATGCCCTGCTGGCGATTCACGACATCGCCCCTTCGGCAGACGAGCGGGACGGCCTCTATGACGGGGAAGCGATCGGGCTCTATTTCCTTAGCGGTCACTGGCCCGCCGCCAACGCCCGCCATCCGCTGTCAGAGCAGATTTACGGGGCGATCGAAGAGCTGCGTCCCGAGCTCGAATGCACCCGGCAGGCGTTTCTGCACATGGACTTCTGGCCCGGAAACGTCCTGTGGGACCGGGACCGGATTGCGGCAATCGTCGACTGGGACGGTGCCGCGGTGGGAGACCGGGCGGTGGATGTCGGCAACTTTCGGATGGAGATGCACCTGCGCGGGATCAAGGAGGCCGCCGACATATTCCTGCGGCGCTATGAGGCCGGGGCCGGAGCGGTCAAGAACCTCGCGTTCTGGGAGCTGGCCGCGGCCGCCCGGCCGCTCCCCGATCCCTTCGCCTGGCTGCTCGATCCCCCCGCTGGCGCGGACAGCCGGGAACTGCTGCGCAATTTCAATGAATTCGTCGCCGGGGCCGCGGCGCGGATCCGGCGCGGGCGCGATTGAAGGACAGGCGGTCCCTCAAGTTGGATCGCTGCTGAAACCACCGAAGGGCGTCGCGATCAGTGCGCGCTGGCACCCTCGAGCATTCTGAGAATCTCCCCCGACGCCGGGCTGCCGTCGCGGCAGGCTTCGGCCCAGCCTTTGGCATCGGCCCCGAATAAGTCGTCCCGGATCGAAACATCTGCGGTTCGATCCAGCAGGTTTCTGACCATTTCAGGGCGGTGGAACTGGACGGCGAAGTGCAGGGCGGTGGTGTTGCGGTAGGGGCGGGAGTCGACGTCGATGCCGATTTGGAGCAGGTAATCAACCACGCTGCGCCGGTCGTTCAAAGCGGCAAAGACTAAGGCTTCGCCGATGATTTCAAGGTCATCCGCCGACGCGGGCTCCCCCGCGGGTCGACCCACGTCGGCCCAGTTTGGCCGGTAGGGACCTGGGTCGCGACGGAGAGTCAGGTC belongs to Chloroflexota bacterium and includes:
- a CDS encoding aspartate aminotransferase family protein; translation: MSKRSTAEMLARRELLLGTGVTTFYRDPVHIVRGEGVWLYDADGRRYLDVYNNVPCVGHANPRVVNAMRRQTETLNVHSRYLHEGVLDYAERLTGLHADPITTVVFTCSGTEANEVAIQMARAATGGKGLVCTDAAYHGNSTEVRKLTRLRKQENPEYRSIPTPQRYRPVRDGLADDALTDAYLELLQEQIEGFAADGVPFAGALFCPILANEGLPDIPPRFMLRAAELVRAAGGLLICDEVQAGFARTGQWWGYQTSGFVPDVAVMGKPMGNGLPLAGVAASGELVNAFRSKTRYFNTFASSPLQAAVGQAVIDEIEERDLTASVAEIGSYLREQLRAIGRDCPAIAEVRGHGLFVGIEWVKDRGSKDPDPDGAEEIMNRLRRSGFLMGRSGQHGNVLKVRPPLVFEREHADLFLEGFAAAVSKPT
- a CDS encoding phosphotransferase, yielding MPEPTNLGAAEFHAIAERALPYWGLKPARIELVANAENCVFRLEMPDSRAYVLRIHRPGYHSLTELESELEWVRALADAGISVSVGRPTLDGRAYAEVPTPDGESSRFVGLIDWTEGQILDDEIELESDPDRIAARFEQIGRIAARIHNQASLWSPPPGFVRHEFDVPGFVGESPFWGRFWDVPVLRPEQRAILLRARDGVANYLGGYGKDPGIYSMIHSDLHPRNFVVTASGDLHVIDFDDAGFGWHQYELATVLWELEGEPGFEEVRQALLTGYRSLRPISDEAVALIPLFLVIRSLASIGWRWERPDLGRGATIPQLVDEACRSVVAFGF
- a CDS encoding phosphotransferase; translated protein: MSGAQAWRPELKSGRPRPLDSAVVQPLLDRVAPGHRLASVTPAGAAYTNRVHIVRAVSPRGHEICLVIKQLTDSLDAERATAEFRGLEIAHRHGIPVPEPLLLDASGSELGVPGLVTGFVAGAQVMRPKDVAAWAEAMADALLAIHDIAPSADERDGLYDGEAIGLYFLSGHWPAANARHPLSEQIYGAIEELRPELECTRQAFLHMDFWPGNVLWDRDRIAAIVDWDGAAVGDRAVDVGNFRMEMHLRGIKEAADIFLRRYEAGAGAVKNLAFWELAAAARPLPDPFAWLLDPPAGADSRELLRNFNEFVAGAAARIRRGRD
- a CDS encoding sulfatase-like hydrolase/transferase encodes the protein MRPNILVVMSDQHARRYASPYGHEFIRTPSMQRLADEGVTFENAYCNSPICGPSRASFMTGQYVPDVEAWDNATVLHSDLPTWAHLLNAAGYETVLSGKMHFQGADQLHGFQRRILSDVHGDSSPELAANWTGWLTETAAADLSMFKEVGPGEHPYSAYDEIATSQAGAYIRSRQGSKRPWALLVGLITPHYPFVVRPKFWDLYFPDHVDLPEVPAHKDDLHPHNRRLAEWFSFMDVPIELAARARAGYYGLISYTDACLGSLLDAVDQSGQADETVVVYTSDHGEGAGEHGMWNKHNFYENSVGVPLQIRWPDRIPPRTRVAQPVSLVDLTRTIVDAAGSDAPDHWTGNSLLPLAEGQAVEGEGLVISDFLADGSWSACRMVRAGNLKYNYYHGEPEELFDLGADPVELNDQSSNPAYAKVLQRMRAIAMARFDPEEVTSRVLLSQQKRNLIRAGCAFSGSGPWTPGNP
- a CDS encoding VOC family protein; translated protein: MENIVVHWELGSHDPESLGQFYAGLFGWRIEPQETMDYHVAYTRSERGINGGIMRVEEGIPPYLVFYVVVEDLQATLDRAQQLGGQTVFPPTPIPGVGTFAHITDPQGFLIGAIEPPPDWDEQAAEQQRKEEGGLPVMHWEIGSGEPAELHAFYTALFGWTIDTDTPLNYPMVRTGGAGGIDGGIYEAEDPDHRFLTIYVQVNDLSATLTKAGSLGASYVGEIASVPGIGRFSIVGDPEGRFIGVMEEE
- a CDS encoding amidase gives rise to the protein MDELVFESARSLARMIRAGQVSSVEVIQAHLDRIEAVNPVLNSVVLVLADSALDRARELDTALSRGTVAGPLHGVPVTIKDAVETAGVTTTGGTLGRSGFVPGADAAVVARYKRAGAVVIGKTNMPELSAAGETDNLVFGRTNNPYDPERHPGGSSGGEGAAIASGQSPLGVGSDVGGSIRGPAHFCGIAGIKPTSGRVPGTGHFPSFAGGFSHLWQLGPMARFVEDLTLALPILAGPDGRDPTTVPVSLQRPADVDPAGLRVAYYTALPEVPVTSDVAGAIRSAAAAIAADGIAVAEARPDCLDSIRNQIHAFNAAMSGDQLSRTLEANRTTRSHALLQQAIDFQREYSLSPAELAENLVWIDGFRSQMLAFMDDFDAVLCPAHAHPSIAHGLSNTPRYKDGSMYAMVYNVTGWPGAVVRAGASSTGLPIGVQIVARPWREDIALSLAQRVEDALGGWQRPPL
- a CDS encoding class II histone deacetylase, whose translation is MAERRTGWVYHESYLWHDTGRWQALGPEHGRWLQAWEHYENPDTKRRFNNLLEVSGFSEELVRLKPEPATIEQVLRFHTRDHVERVRKLSAARGGDAGIGAEFSTGGFEIALLSAGGTIRAVDAVLDGEVDNAYALVRPPGHHAERDQGMGFCIFGNVAIAAMHALSERGLSRIATLDWDVHHGNGTQQAFYDRNDVLTMSIHQDECFPRDSGTIGEHGESDGDGFNINIPLPPGSGHGAYTETIRQVVVPALRAYKPDLIIVPSGFDASNFDPLARMMAHSDTFRAMTRMLLEAADELCSGRLVMSHEGGYSPIYVPFCGLAVMEELSGKKSIAGDPFATHIATGGGQDLQPHQQAALHNVIPSVERLRELESS
- the mftG gene encoding mycofactocin system GMC family oxidoreductase MftG, whose translation is MRYDTVIVGAGSAGAVLATRLSEDPDRSVLLLEAGPDYPDLEQLPDEIKYGYGEQNIWAKAFGYDSPYNWEYEARATDDLPAIMIPRGKVVGGSSAVNAQIFLRGIPEDFDSWAAAGNEGWAFEDVLPYFKAVESDRDYGETDVHGASGPIIARRWPEEEWLADELAFYTAARESGFPHSPDLNDPGSTGVGPMPMNNPGRIRYSTAVGYLPQARHRLNFTIRANCHVHRVLISDGRAHGVLVESGGELFEVQAEEVILSAGSIGSPHILQLSGVGPADELAAAGVSVVHDLPGVGRNLRDHPQVQLDWLARPGHRLDPLSPTMQVGLQYTASGSSLRNDMFIHAFSYVTDRSFYLSTTGKPIGMGMIVALYLAEGSGHLQLRSANPHDKPLLDYNYLVEESDRRRLREGVRLCARFGEWDSYAEVIESPLNPTGADLVSDGSLDAWISGNIRTSHHVSSTCKMGPSSDPGAVVDHTGSVHGIAGLRVADASIMPDCVRANTNLSTMMIGERIAAIIRGES